The following proteins are co-located in the Mesotoga sp. BH458_6_3_2_1 genome:
- a CDS encoding IclR family transcriptional regulator has protein sequence MQSVERIVKIVSSFSLEESRLSLDDLTKKSGLPKATVYRITEALCEEHVLEKDSLTSTYRIGIKLFELGSLYLSSMRLKDVAFAEMEKLHFQTGETIHMGILDGTEVVSIEGFESFKSLHTKLYIGRRAPLYCTAVGKAILAFLPEVDREQLIDVLDLVPQTSKTITDKAKLREELERIRSRGTAFDRGENEDGVACVGAPIFDSSGMVVASVSISGPIFRMEEEVMKKYSDLLKKVVSRISSALGHGS, from the coding sequence ATGCAGAGTGTTGAGAGGATCGTCAAAATCGTCAGTTCATTCAGTCTTGAAGAATCGAGATTGAGCCTTGACGATCTGACGAAAAAGAGCGGTTTGCCCAAGGCGACCGTGTATCGAATCACGGAGGCCCTTTGTGAAGAACACGTTCTCGAAAAGGACAGCCTGACTTCTACATACAGGATAGGGATAAAGCTTTTTGAGCTGGGAAGTCTTTATCTCTCTTCTATGAGGCTTAAGGATGTGGCCTTTGCCGAAATGGAGAAACTCCACTTTCAGACTGGAGAAACGATACACATGGGCATACTCGACGGAACGGAGGTTGTCTCGATTGAAGGCTTCGAAAGCTTCAAATCTCTTCACACAAAGTTATACATAGGAAGACGGGCCCCTCTCTACTGTACTGCTGTGGGGAAGGCGATACTTGCCTTTCTTCCCGAGGTTGATCGTGAACAGCTTATTGACGTTCTTGACCTTGTTCCCCAGACTTCGAAGACAATAACAGACAAAGCAAAGCTAAGGGAGGAGCTGGAAAGGATAAGATCAAGAGGGACAGCTTTCGATAGGGGGGAGAACGAAGACGGTGTAGCATGTGTTGGAGCTCCGATATTCGATTCATCCGGCATGGTTGTCGCATCGGTAAGCATATCCGGTCCTATATTCAGGATGGAAGAGGAAGTCATGAAAAAATACTCCGATCTACTCAAGAAGGTTGTGTCAAGAATCTCTTCTGCACTTGGGCATGGATCATAG
- a CDS encoding TRAP transporter large permease, translated as MGLILFFIVFGAAFALGYPIAFGMIMGGFAYFITSGMDLGIFLDIMAIELRAQDVLLAVPMFIFAANVMNDTEITDRLFGFLKQLLGGMRGGLAYANIGASIIFAGMSGSEIADVSGLGTIEIKAMMDDGYDGPFACAVTCASATISPLIPPSIPMVIYAMLTGTSLGYLFLAGILPGLFLGFLEAGMAFYLSKKRNYPVGKRYPLKVLAKSFIRSFPALMAPIILLAGIYGGIFTPTESAAVLAAYSILVSIFIYRTLGLKKLKRIMLKTVYNVGAISFMIAGAFVVKYVLAREEIPLLLTNVFVDMGLLSSAWVLLLSVNVLFFILGMFFDVSVIQLVVIPIVFPLVRAVGIDPVHFGIVTTFNLMLALDTPPYGQTGFITSAISKTPVGKVFKEMLKYWIPIEVMGLVIITYWSDFVLWLPRLLGYAH; from the coding sequence ATGGGATTGATACTCTTTTTCATAGTATTCGGTGCTGCCTTTGCCCTGGGTTATCCGATAGCGTTTGGAATGATCATGGGTGGCTTTGCATACTTCATCACTTCCGGAATGGACTTGGGAATCTTCCTCGACATAATGGCAATAGAATTGAGAGCTCAGGATGTCTTGTTGGCAGTTCCGATGTTCATATTTGCTGCAAACGTGATGAACGATACCGAGATAACCGACAGGCTTTTCGGCTTCTTGAAACAGCTTCTGGGTGGCATGCGTGGCGGTCTTGCATATGCAAATATAGGAGCCAGCATCATTTTCGCCGGCATGAGCGGTTCGGAAATAGCCGACGTATCTGGACTTGGGACAATAGAGATAAAGGCTATGATGGATGACGGTTACGACGGCCCCTTTGCCTGTGCGGTTACGTGCGCTTCGGCAACGATTTCTCCGCTTATTCCTCCCAGTATACCGATGGTAATCTATGCAATGCTGACAGGAACCTCTCTGGGATACCTCTTTCTCGCGGGAATTCTTCCTGGGCTCTTTCTGGGTTTTCTCGAGGCCGGTATGGCCTTCTACCTTTCGAAGAAGAGAAACTATCCGGTAGGAAAGAGATATCCGCTGAAAGTACTAGCGAAGAGTTTCATTAGGTCCTTTCCCGCTCTAATGGCTCCGATTATTCTCCTAGCCGGGATCTACGGGGGAATATTCACTCCAACTGAATCTGCTGCGGTTCTCGCTGCATATTCAATTCTCGTCAGCATCTTCATTTATCGAACGCTTGGATTGAAGAAATTAAAGAGGATAATGCTAAAGACCGTATATAATGTCGGTGCAATTAGCTTCATGATTGCCGGCGCCTTTGTTGTGAAATATGTGCTTGCAAGAGAAGAGATACCGCTCTTGCTCACTAACGTCTTCGTAGATATGGGTCTTCTGTCAAGCGCGTGGGTGCTGCTTCTGAGTGTGAACGTTCTCTTCTTCATACTTGGAATGTTCTTCGACGTATCCGTCATACAGCTGGTTGTAATACCGATAGTCTTTCCACTTGTGAGGGCGGTGGGGATCGACCCCGTTCACTTCGGGATCGTAACCACTTTCAACCTTATGCTTGCGCTGGATACGCCTCCTTACGGGCAGACCGGATTCATAACGAGCGCAATAAGCAAGACTCCCGTCGGAAAGGTTTTTAAAGAGATGCTAAAATACTGGATACCGATAGAAGTTATGGGACTTGTAATCATTACTTACTGGTCTGATTTCGTTTTGTGGCTGCCAAGATTGCTGGGGTATGCGCATTAA
- a CDS encoding TRAP transporter small permease, which translates to MKKLLASLFKVFQITLNLIESWGGIIFLGLLFLSIFFQVILRYVFSSPSPELFEIAQYSFIWTIFLGAPYARKFDAHIKFDIVFLKLGRKAQLLLQIAFDLFFCIVLLVTLGPVLGDVLFYKIIKSEVLRIPWTYLFMCFPIFMALTFIHNVIWIVKSFIELFSGRIVPKEVEPWD; encoded by the coding sequence ATGAAGAAACTCTTAGCGTCACTTTTCAAAGTCTTTCAGATTACGCTGAATTTGATCGAATCTTGGGGAGGAATAATATTTCTTGGACTGCTCTTCCTCAGTATCTTTTTCCAGGTGATTCTGAGGTATGTATTCAGCAGTCCCTCCCCGGAGCTATTCGAGATAGCGCAATATAGTTTCATCTGGACGATTTTCCTCGGAGCGCCTTATGCAAGAAAATTCGATGCACACATAAAATTTGACATTGTATTTCTCAAACTTGGCAGAAAGGCGCAGCTGCTTCTCCAGATAGCGTTCGATCTCTTCTTCTGCATTGTGCTTTTAGTAACGCTTGGACCTGTGCTTGGCGATGTTCTTTTCTATAAGATCATCAAGTCTGAAGTCTTAAGGATTCCCTGGACGTATCTCTTCATGTGCTTTCCAATTTTCATGGCATTGACGTTCATTCACAACGTAATCTGGATAGTGAAGAGTTTCATAGAACTCTTCTCCGGAAGAATCGTTCCCAAGGAGGTCGAACCATGGGATTGA